The proteins below are encoded in one region of Planctopirus limnophila DSM 3776:
- a CDS encoding menaquinone biosynthesis family protein, with protein sequence MAEFRLLTAVKVRSVDNRTLIRVGHSPDPDDAFMFHALANDKIPTGQYVFTHELQDIETLNQRAFRGELELSAVSLHGYAYLTDKYALCACGCSMGDNYGPMVVARQPMEIDDLIGKRIAIPGKLTTAVLSLRLLLGDRFTPVLYPFDEILNVVERGEVDAGLIIHEGQLTYASQGLSLVVDLGKWWLQKTGLPLPLGGNAIRRDLGRKAMEEVTALLKQSIVYGLEHRQEALGHAKKYGRDLDDHKADVFVGMYVNDWTIDFGDRGREAVKLLLARAYEHKLIPHPVELEFIG encoded by the coding sequence ATGGCTGAATTTCGCCTGTTAACTGCTGTGAAAGTGCGATCCGTGGATAATCGAACCCTTATTCGTGTTGGCCATAGTCCTGATCCTGATGATGCCTTCATGTTTCATGCATTGGCGAACGATAAAATTCCGACCGGCCAGTACGTTTTCACTCACGAACTTCAAGATATCGAGACGCTCAATCAGCGGGCCTTCCGTGGGGAGTTAGAGCTTTCCGCTGTCAGTCTGCATGGTTACGCCTATTTGACCGATAAATACGCTTTATGTGCCTGTGGCTGTAGCATGGGAGATAATTATGGCCCAATGGTTGTCGCTCGTCAGCCGATGGAAATTGACGATCTGATTGGCAAGAGAATTGCCATCCCTGGAAAGTTGACCACAGCCGTTTTGTCGTTGCGATTACTGCTCGGAGATCGATTTACTCCCGTACTTTATCCCTTCGACGAGATTCTGAATGTGGTCGAGCGTGGTGAAGTTGATGCGGGACTGATCATTCACGAAGGCCAGTTGACATACGCCTCTCAAGGCTTAAGCCTAGTGGTCGATCTGGGAAAATGGTGGCTGCAGAAGACAGGTCTTCCTCTGCCACTGGGAGGTAATGCCATCCGCCGTGATCTGGGCCGCAAAGCGATGGAAGAAGTCACGGCTCTGCTCAAACAGAGCATTGTCTATGGTCTTGAACATCGCCAGGAAGCGTTAGGCCACGCCAAGAAGTATGGTCGAGATCTAGATGACCACAAAGCCGATGTCTTTGTAGGTATGTACGTGAACGACTGGACGATCGACTTTGGAGATCGCGGCCGTGAAGCTGTGAAATTGCTGCTGGCGAGAGCTTATGAACACAAACTCATTCCGCATCCGGTCGAGTTAGAGTTCATTGGCTGA
- a CDS encoding GTPase produces the protein MNQERSHQPPLAHGRQQYVAQLSSQKMSVAQITAAQWSPAGRSAIALVRVHGDLSRLSSSAQQLFHSAGQVNWTSLPEKSVHYGHWGQEHAEGVVLTQIEKDVLEISCHGGTAAVENLLTSLQGIGVIVQSWQQQLASRKNYLVAECTEVLTRAVTVRSAQLILAHSLEKLPEFAADINWPADDQSRNEAIRSVELSLKWWETGRRLTEGWVVSIVGLPNAGKSSLINRLLGYERSIVIDQPGTTRDIVRASTAIGGWLVHLADTAGVRESEDPLEAEGIQKTMATAGQADLVMYVVDASQSLQAADVQLSRQFRDVVVLLNKCDLPMDRDVLQQWPDALPISTVTSQGIMPLLDILARRLMRRGPAPDVMIPVTLRQQSCLQKVLTALRASDIDQYLLAKHELATGNCSN, from the coding sequence GTGAACCAGGAACGCTCACATCAGCCACCGCTCGCCCATGGCAGACAGCAATACGTCGCCCAGCTCAGTTCTCAAAAGATGAGTGTCGCGCAGATTACAGCGGCACAGTGGTCTCCGGCTGGACGTTCTGCGATTGCACTGGTTCGTGTTCACGGCGATTTAAGTCGCCTGAGTTCTTCGGCTCAACAATTGTTTCACTCTGCAGGGCAGGTCAACTGGACCAGTCTTCCCGAGAAAAGTGTGCATTATGGCCACTGGGGGCAAGAACATGCTGAAGGGGTCGTCCTGACTCAAATTGAAAAGGATGTGCTGGAAATCTCCTGCCATGGAGGGACTGCTGCGGTCGAAAACCTTTTGACTTCGCTGCAGGGAATTGGCGTGATCGTGCAGTCGTGGCAGCAGCAACTGGCCTCCCGCAAAAACTATCTGGTTGCCGAATGCACAGAGGTGCTCACTCGTGCTGTGACTGTCAGATCGGCTCAATTGATTCTGGCTCACAGTCTCGAAAAACTCCCGGAATTCGCAGCAGATATCAACTGGCCTGCAGATGACCAATCGCGAAATGAAGCGATCCGATCGGTGGAGTTGAGTCTCAAATGGTGGGAGACCGGTCGGCGTCTGACAGAAGGCTGGGTCGTCTCGATTGTCGGTTTGCCCAATGCCGGAAAATCGAGCCTGATCAATCGACTGCTGGGATACGAGCGTTCCATTGTGATTGATCAACCAGGGACCACGCGGGATATTGTACGGGCTTCAACTGCGATCGGTGGCTGGCTGGTTCACCTGGCCGATACCGCAGGTGTTCGCGAAAGTGAAGATCCGCTCGAAGCAGAAGGCATCCAGAAGACGATGGCCACTGCCGGGCAGGCGGATCTGGTGATGTATGTGGTCGATGCCAGTCAATCATTGCAGGCCGCTGACGTACAGCTTTCCCGCCAGTTTCGCGATGTGGTGGTGCTCCTCAACAAGTGCGATCTCCCCATGGATCGCGACGTCCTGCAACAATGGCCAGACGCCCTGCCCATTTCGACAGTGACATCTCAAGGCATCATGCCACTTCTGGACATCCTGGCGCGACGACTCATGCGTCGTGGCCCTGCACCAGACGTCATGATTCCCGTGACCTTGCGACAGCAGAGTTGCCTGCAGAAAGTTCTGACAGCACTCAGGGCTTCAGATATCGACCAGTATCTGTTGGCAAAACATGAGCTGGCCACTGGAAATTGCTCCAACTGA
- the xseB gene encoding exodeoxyribonuclease VII small subunit: MARKKSSSSTEGPSFEEALEELQGIVDQLDEGQLPLNDALQGFERGIHLYRVCSEILENAESKVEMLQSQLKGSGPEAIPIDSIIKGTIDTSLEKTPPKSSDRTEATLSRVPATEPEAPFDTQVDDEPGRGTEQLYSEDSMRSENNSPRPNTGLF; the protein is encoded by the coding sequence ATGGCTCGCAAAAAATCGTCATCATCAACGGAAGGCCCCTCTTTTGAAGAGGCCCTTGAGGAACTTCAAGGGATTGTTGATCAGTTGGATGAAGGCCAGTTACCACTGAATGACGCTCTTCAAGGGTTTGAGCGGGGCATTCATCTGTATCGGGTTTGCAGCGAAATTCTGGAGAATGCTGAATCGAAAGTTGAGATGCTGCAGTCGCAACTGAAAGGATCCGGGCCAGAGGCAATTCCCATCGATTCGATCATTAAAGGCACCATTGATACCAGCCTCGAAAAGACTCCGCCAAAGTCGTCAGATCGCACGGAGGCCACCTTGAGCCGTGTTCCAGCCACAGAGCCAGAGGCACCTTTTGATACACAAGTTGATGACGAACCAGGACGCGGCACTGAACAACTTTATTCAGAAGATTCGATGAGATCTGAGAATAACTCTCCTCGCCCCAATACAGGGCTGTTTTAA
- a CDS encoding metal ABC transporter permease, whose protein sequence is MELLTQILQALSTWCLIDTWMVVMAALVAMACAIPGSFLVLRRQSLLADGVSHAALPGVVVAFLLSGLLPAGSGWSVVILLAGAAVSGILASILIEQLQRLRTIHADTALGIVFTTLFAVGLLLLRTLADRIHLDPACIVFGNLEVAVVETFAGTSLPIGVVVALVTLVLNLTCLWLFYKELLISTFDTVFAESIGIAASRVQLLLAVLVAVTIVGAFQTVGSLLVLGMLVIPPATARLLTYHFPSMILLSMGIGLFSAVMGHVLAISLVGPLLASIGVDGIEAVSTSGMMVLVASGCLLLALLLSPEYGALSRLGQQMRTQMRIAEEDLLAVLYRLEEAGRQVSTKDLASLVAESTGQPAWRIWAASRQLIRRGAMSYEDQHYVLTEIGRQGGRQIVRAHRLWETFLAQRLGLRPEQWHDNASRAEHYISSELRHELSNDLMRPDQDPQGRQIPPES, encoded by the coding sequence ATGGAGTTACTGACACAAATCCTGCAGGCGCTTTCCACCTGGTGTCTGATTGATACCTGGATGGTGGTGATGGCTGCACTGGTGGCCATGGCTTGTGCCATTCCCGGCTCGTTTCTGGTTTTGCGCAGGCAATCTCTACTGGCCGATGGTGTAAGTCATGCCGCTTTGCCGGGCGTAGTCGTGGCATTTCTCTTGAGTGGATTATTACCAGCCGGAAGTGGCTGGAGTGTGGTCATTCTTTTGGCGGGAGCTGCAGTCTCAGGAATATTGGCTTCCATCCTGATTGAGCAGTTGCAGAGATTGCGAACGATCCACGCAGATACCGCATTGGGTATTGTGTTTACCACATTGTTTGCTGTGGGCCTGCTGCTTTTAAGAACACTGGCCGATCGAATTCATCTCGATCCGGCCTGTATAGTGTTTGGCAATCTGGAGGTTGCCGTCGTTGAGACCTTTGCAGGAACCAGTCTGCCCATTGGTGTTGTTGTGGCCCTGGTGACGTTGGTTCTCAATCTGACCTGTCTATGGCTCTTTTACAAAGAACTGCTGATCTCGACGTTTGATACCGTATTTGCCGAGTCGATAGGAATTGCCGCTTCCCGTGTTCAACTCCTGCTGGCGGTGCTAGTGGCGGTGACAATTGTGGGGGCGTTTCAAACGGTGGGAAGTCTGCTGGTGTTGGGGATGCTGGTGATTCCCCCTGCCACAGCGAGGCTGCTGACATACCATTTTCCATCGATGATACTGCTGTCGATGGGCATTGGATTGTTTTCGGCTGTGATGGGTCATGTGTTGGCCATCAGTCTTGTTGGCCCACTGCTGGCATCTATTGGTGTGGACGGGATTGAAGCTGTCAGTACGAGTGGCATGATGGTTCTCGTGGCCAGTGGATGCCTGTTGCTGGCGCTCCTGTTGAGTCCCGAATATGGAGCGTTGAGCCGGCTGGGTCAGCAGATGCGTACCCAGATGCGAATTGCAGAAGAAGACCTGCTGGCGGTCCTCTATCGATTGGAGGAGGCCGGCCGACAGGTTTCGACGAAAGATCTGGCATCTCTGGTGGCAGAATCAACCGGGCAGCCCGCCTGGAGAATCTGGGCCGCAAGTCGGCAATTGATCAGGAGAGGAGCCATGTCCTACGAAGATCAACATTATGTGCTGACTGAGATTGGCCGTCAGGGAGGGCGACAGATCGTGCGTGCGCATCGACTCTGGGAGACATTTCTGGCTCAGCGATTGGGTTTACGCCCAGAGCAATGGCACGATAATGCCAGCCGAGCTGAGCATTACATTTCTTCGGAACTGCGTCATGAACTTTCGAACGATCTGATGCGACCTGACCAGGATCCTCAAGGTCGGCAGATTCCACCTGAAAGTTGA
- a CDS encoding globin domain-containing protein, whose amino-acid sequence MGSRIRLSEPARPPVDLPSTVIPAIGEPIIRQLVHAFYQRVQHDSLVGGMYPPDEWEAAETRLADFLVYRLGGSQDYLTKRGAPRLRMRHASFAITPAARNRWMELMTEALAEAPLPQPYANIVTQFLSETATFLINRTDSH is encoded by the coding sequence ATGGGGAGTCGAATTCGATTGTCTGAGCCGGCGCGACCTCCTGTCGATCTCCCATCGACCGTGATTCCTGCCATTGGTGAACCCATCATCAGGCAACTTGTGCACGCGTTCTATCAGCGTGTTCAGCATGATTCACTTGTCGGCGGCATGTATCCTCCCGACGAGTGGGAGGCTGCCGAAACCCGCCTGGCAGACTTTCTGGTCTATCGACTGGGAGGATCACAGGACTACCTCACCAAGAGGGGCGCACCACGGCTGCGCATGAGACATGCCAGCTTCGCGATCACACCAGCTGCCAGAAATCGGTGGATGGAACTGATGACCGAAGCACTCGCCGAAGCCCCTCTCCCACAGCCTTATGCGAACATCGTGACGCAGTTTCTCTCTGAGACAGCCACGTTTCTCATCAACCGAACTGACTCCCACTAG